GAGCAAACACACCCCCCTAAAGAGGCAGAAAGACAGATAAAAGAACTCGTATAGAAGACTCACTTGATTTATAATCTTCCTTATCTGAGGTTCAAATCCCATGTCTAGCATTCTATCCGCTTCATCCAACACAAGATAAGTCACTCTCCGTAGGTTTGTCTTATATGCTTCCAACATGTCTAAGAGACGACCAGGTGTAGCAATGACAATCTCAACACCTAGAACACGCAGACAATTAAACCACCAGCTTCCCCAACATAAGAACTGGAGCAAATAATAATATGAATACTACAGAGGACAAGTCCTGTACCCTTATTAAGATCATTAATTTGTGGTCCCTTAGGGGCGCCACCATAAATGCATGTACTCCTGATACTGATCTTTGCTTTTGATCCAATTGAACCAAATTTCGAAGCTTCCTGTTGAATCTGCACTGCCAATTCTCTAGTAGGTGCAAGCACCAGCACAACAGGACCGTCCCCTCTACCTAAAGTAAATGCAACAGCAATATTCAGTGAGAGAGAAAACAACGCAACCAAGTAACCCAACAGGAGAAAGGCTACTGATCCTAACCTAAGGGTGGCTGTGCACCGACATGCACCAAAGCTGGTAGCAGATAAGCCAGAGTCTTGCCAGAACCTGTCTCAGCGATACCGATTAAATCTCTACCCTTTAAAGCCATAGGCCATCCTTGAGATTGGATGGACGTTGGCTCGACAAACCCCAAATTCTTAATCACATCGAGGCAGTATCCTATCATGAAAAATGAGGACGAATTGTGCAACATTAAACCTCAACCATTGGCAGAAAACAATAAccaacaatccaaaaaaaaaaaaaactaacagaCCAAAATAACAATACCAGGAAAACTAGCCTCTTCAAATGTCCGAATAGGCTTAGGAACATCGTCTCCCTCCACAGTAATATCCCTTCTTGCACGGTACGTGATGACTTCATGCTCAGACATTGCAGCCACAAAAGGACTCTCCACATACAAATTCTTCTCGAACGGCATGAGCTGGCCGAAATTCGGTTTACGAAGATCAAACTTCTCGTTATCCCTCTGCGACGACCAGCCACCCTGCCTTCCACCTCTCCCACCGCCACGGCCAGCACCAAAACTCCTATTTGCATCATGTCCTCCATAGCCTCCGCTGCCACCTCGGCCACCTCTTCCGCCTTGGGTTCCACCTTCTCCACGGCCCGATCGACCTCTCTGGCCACCCATATACCCATTACCCATGCCCCCTCCACGACCAATCTCGAATCCTCCAGCCGGAGACTGAAAAGGCGGGTACACGGAGCCTCCCATGCCCGGAGGTGGACCCTCATACGGGCCCTGGCCGCCGCCATAGCTCGGGGCTGCATAGACTGGCGGTGCCCTCGGTGGAACGAAATCGCTGCAATCGGAAACGAACAAAACCGTGTAATCCACGAAACAACGCGAACAAAAGCTACGatcgtcccaaaaaaaaaaaaaaacagaaaagctaGGACTTTCTTCGAGCTAGTAGCTCCAGGTAATTATCTGATGATGAGGGTTTCAGTGCGACATCGGAAGCATACCTTCTGCGGTGACGGAAAGAAATAGGGTCCGAGTATCTCGGGTCGCCCGGGTTCATTCTGGCGATCGCCGGTGGAATGTTGAGGCCGGTGATCGGCGGAGACGAATTGGGGCAAAACTCGATCGCCTTCtgctgcctctctctctctctctctctctctgtggctcTGTTGATTCGATGCTCAAGGGCGAGCTAGGGTTTTCGTTTTGAGGTGGAAAAGGGGAGAAGCGGGCCATCGTTCT
The genomic region above belongs to Rhodamnia argentea isolate NSW1041297 chromosome 6, ASM2092103v1, whole genome shotgun sequence and contains:
- the LOC115741419 gene encoding DEAD-box ATP-dependent RNA helicase 20 produces the protein MNPGDPRYSDPISFRHRRSDFVPPRAPPVYAAPSYGGGQGPYEGPPPGMGGSVYPPFQSPAGGFEIGRGGGMGNGYMGGQRGRSGRGEGGTQGGRGGRGGSGGYGGHDANRSFGAGRGGGRGGRQGGWSSQRDNEKFDLRKPNFGQLMPFEKNLYVESPFVAAMSEHEVITYRARRDITVEGDDVPKPIRTFEEASFPGYCLDVIKNLGFVEPTSIQSQGWPMALKGRDLIGIAETGSGKTLAYLLPALVHVGAQPPLGRGDGPVVLVLAPTRELAVQIQQEASKFGSIGSKAKISIRSTCIYGGAPKGPQINDLNKGVEIVIATPGRLLDMLEAYKTNLRRVTYLVLDEADRMLDMGFEPQIRKIINQIRPDRQTLLWSATWPREVETLARQFLSNPYKVIIGSPDLKANQSISQVVEVIKESEKYTRLIKLLTAVMDGSRVLIFVETKKGCDQVTKQLRMDGWPALSIHGDKNQSEREWVLAEFKSGRSPIMTATDVAARGLDVKDIKCVINYDFPMTLEDYVHRIGRTGRAGAKGTAITFFTDSNSRFARELVKILQDAGQVVPPALSDLARSVGFYGAGSGNSVRSRGHRGFGNRGRTSGSNTIPLGGGRRLW